Proteins from a genomic interval of Marmoricola sp. OAE513:
- a CDS encoding ABC transporter substrate-binding protein has protein sequence MKSANDKVNGITGATGNGGVGDPGTGTGTGTGTGTGTGTGTGTGTGTGTGTGTGTGTGTGTGTGTGTGTSTGGSKPPAVAAGSCAGFKNQKGITASTIEIGNSSDISGPVPGLFTAAQQATKAYVAYFNSTSSICGRKLKLTTYDSRTDAGADQQAYQKLCDNVFASVGSMSAFDSGGAGVAQGCGLPDMRTAAVTATRNECKTCFGAQAVGPREFSNAVPDYIVKNYKAASQKAAFLYLNAGAAAENAKYQQKVEEQRGMKFLYSAGIDVADFNYGPYVQQMKSKGVEFVQFIGAYQQSVRLAQAIQQANFKPQVRLYDPSVYDKNFLKTGGSAVEGVFMFINFTPLEESQPELNLYKKWLQQVAPGADPTFFGEFAWSASKLFVEQSIKLGGKLSRASLVAALKSQHKWTGGGMHGPMDVGGKHSPSCIRFMQVKGGKFVPLGSKEYTCRGSSVGR, from the coding sequence GTGAAGTCCGCCAACGACAAGGTGAACGGCATCACGGGCGCGACCGGCAACGGCGGCGTCGGGGACCCGGGCACCGGCACGGGCACGGGGACCGGCACCGGGACGGGAACCGGCACGGGTACGGGGACCGGCACCGGGACCGGCACGGGAACCGGGACCGGGACGGGGACCGGCACGGGGACGGGTACCGGCACGGGCACGGGGACCAGCACCGGTGGCAGCAAGCCGCCGGCGGTGGCCGCCGGTTCCTGCGCAGGGTTCAAGAACCAGAAGGGCATCACCGCGAGCACGATCGAGATCGGGAACTCCTCCGACATCTCGGGTCCGGTGCCCGGTCTCTTCACGGCCGCCCAGCAGGCGACCAAGGCGTACGTCGCCTACTTCAACTCGACGTCCAGCATCTGCGGACGCAAGCTCAAGCTCACGACCTACGACTCGCGGACCGATGCTGGTGCAGACCAGCAGGCGTACCAGAAATTGTGCGACAACGTGTTCGCCTCGGTCGGTTCCATGTCGGCCTTCGACTCCGGTGGTGCCGGTGTCGCGCAGGGCTGCGGACTCCCCGACATGCGGACCGCCGCGGTGACCGCGACGCGCAACGAGTGCAAGACCTGCTTCGGTGCCCAGGCAGTCGGTCCGCGCGAGTTCTCGAACGCCGTTCCGGACTACATCGTGAAGAACTACAAGGCCGCCAGCCAGAAGGCTGCCTTCCTCTACCTGAACGCCGGTGCGGCCGCGGAGAACGCGAAGTACCAGCAGAAGGTGGAGGAGCAGAGGGGCATGAAGTTCCTGTACAGCGCGGGAATTGACGTCGCCGACTTCAACTACGGGCCCTACGTCCAGCAGATGAAGAGCAAGGGCGTGGAGTTCGTGCAGTTCATCGGCGCGTACCAGCAGTCGGTCCGTCTGGCCCAGGCGATCCAGCAGGCGAACTTCAAGCCGCAGGTCCGTCTGTACGACCCGTCGGTCTACGACAAGAACTTCCTCAAGACCGGCGGAAGCGCCGTCGAGGGCGTGTTCATGTTCATCAACTTCACGCCGCTGGAGGAGAGCCAGCCCGAGCTGAACCTCTACAAGAAGTGGCTCCAGCAGGTCGCGCCCGGCGCCGACCCGACGTTCTTCGGCGAGTTCGCCTGGTCGGCCTCCAAGCTGTTTGTCGAGCAGTCGATCAAATTGGGTGGCAAACTCAGCCGAGCATCCCTGGTGGCGGCCCTCAAGTCCCAGCACAAGTGGACCGGCGGCGGGATGCACGGTCCGATGGATGTTGGTGGCAAGCACTCGCCGTCCTGCATCCGTTTCATGCAGGTCAAGGGCGGCAAGTTCGTCCCCCTCGGCTCGAAGGAGTACACATGCCGCGGAAGCAGTGTCGGGCGGTGA
- a CDS encoding MOSC domain-containing protein, which yields MSTITSIHVAPGRRLPMKSVDAVLAEAGRGLVGDRYHGAKHRHVTLQSAEALALAGEDLGRAVPPEGTRRNVTVDVGEVPTAPGTRVRIGDCLLEVVRVAAPCRLLDDNLGPGAAAALRRRAGTVFRVLESGTLHVGDQVDWSPTDQEDAR from the coding sequence ATGAGCACCATCACCTCGATCCACGTCGCCCCCGGCCGCCGGCTCCCGATGAAGTCCGTCGACGCCGTGCTCGCCGAGGCCGGACGCGGCCTGGTCGGCGACCGGTACCACGGCGCGAAGCACCGCCACGTGACCCTGCAGTCCGCCGAGGCGCTCGCGCTCGCGGGCGAGGACCTCGGCCGTGCGGTCCCGCCGGAGGGAACACGGCGCAACGTGACCGTCGACGTCGGCGAGGTGCCGACCGCACCGGGCACGCGGGTGCGCATCGGGGACTGCCTGCTGGAGGTCGTCCGGGTGGCCGCGCCCTGCCGTCTGCTCGACGACAACCTCGGACCGGGAGCAGCGGCCGCGCTGCGCCGCCGCGCGGGAACTGTCTTCCGGGTCCTCGAATCCGGGACACTGCACGTCGGGGACCAGGTCGACTGGTCGCCCACCGACCAGGAGGACGCACGATGA
- a CDS encoding glycosyltransferase family 2 protein gives MTGTGRRTIAYVLPVFNEEEAIGAFHDALAAATATRPDLDFEFLYVDDGSKDASLEKLLEVRAQDPRATVLSLSRNCGHQIAVTAGLDAAGDADAVVVMDTDLQDPPAVSMEMITMWEGGVDVVYAQRRTRKDGVFKRSTAYAFYWVLDRLASIDIPRNVGDFRLMDRRVVTEVNRYREQDRFLRGIVAHVGFRQEALLFDRDARFAGETGYPLRKLFSFAATGIIGFSTTPLKLISRLGFAISGISVLLAAYVLFVRLFRPEDSVPGWAFLGVGMFLLSGLQLIMMGVIGSYLGRVYVETQDRPLYALALVARGKPDDS, from the coding sequence ATGACCGGCACCGGACGACGGACGATCGCCTACGTGCTCCCGGTGTTCAACGAGGAGGAGGCCATCGGCGCGTTCCACGACGCGCTGGCCGCCGCGACCGCGACCCGGCCCGACCTGGACTTCGAGTTCCTCTACGTCGACGACGGCAGCAAGGACGCCTCCCTGGAGAAGCTTCTCGAGGTGCGCGCGCAGGACCCGCGGGCGACCGTGCTCAGCCTGTCGCGCAACTGCGGCCACCAGATCGCCGTCACCGCCGGCCTGGACGCCGCCGGCGACGCCGACGCGGTCGTCGTCATGGACACCGACCTCCAGGACCCCCCTGCCGTCAGCATGGAGATGATCACGATGTGGGAGGGCGGCGTCGACGTCGTCTACGCCCAACGGCGCACCCGCAAGGACGGCGTCTTCAAGCGTTCGACGGCGTACGCGTTCTACTGGGTCCTGGACCGGCTGGCGTCGATCGACATCCCGCGCAACGTCGGCGACTTCCGGCTGATGGACCGCCGGGTCGTCACGGAGGTCAACCGGTACCGCGAGCAGGACCGTTTCCTGCGTGGCATCGTCGCGCACGTCGGCTTCCGCCAGGAGGCACTGCTCTTTGACCGCGACGCCCGGTTCGCCGGCGAGACCGGGTATCCGCTGCGCAAGCTCTTCAGCTTCGCCGCGACCGGCATCATCGGCTTCTCGACCACCCCGCTCAAGCTGATCTCGCGGCTCGGGTTCGCCATCTCCGGGATCTCGGTGCTGCTGGCGGCGTACGTGCTCTTCGTGCGTCTGTTCCGGCCGGAGGACTCCGTACCCGGGTGGGCCTTCCTCGGCGTGGGCATGTTCCTGCTGAGCGGGCTGCAGCTGATCATGATGGGCGTCATCGGCAGCTACCTCGGCCGGGTCTACGTCGAGACCCAGGACCGTCCGCTGTACGCCCTGGCGCTGGTCGCGCGCGGGAAACCGGACGACTCGTGA
- a CDS encoding GtrA family protein, whose product MTALEHGLRRTAGTFAVVGVINTIIDFGLFALLHDPLGITLGNLLSTAAGMTFSFVVNGLVTFKAERLTLRHALTFIGTTGTVLWVVQPIAIHLLLGVLPHDLPVDRVLVAKACTIGISFVLNFAAYRWVVWPLEKKTSP is encoded by the coding sequence GTGACCGCGCTCGAGCACGGTCTGCGCCGGACCGCCGGAACCTTCGCCGTCGTCGGCGTCATCAACACGATCATCGACTTCGGGTTGTTCGCCCTGCTGCACGACCCGCTCGGGATCACCCTGGGGAACCTGCTCTCGACGGCGGCGGGCATGACCTTCAGCTTCGTGGTCAACGGGCTGGTGACCTTCAAGGCCGAGCGCCTCACGCTGCGGCACGCGCTCACCTTCATCGGCACCACCGGGACCGTGCTGTGGGTGGTGCAGCCGATCGCGATCCACCTGCTCCTCGGCGTGCTCCCCCACGACCTGCCCGTCGACCGGGTGCTGGTCGCGAAGGCCTGCACGATCGGGATCAGCTTCGTGCTGAACTTCGCGGCGTACAGGTGGGTCGTGTGGCCGTTGGAGAAGAAGACCTCCCCCTGA
- a CDS encoding nitroreductase family deazaflavin-dependent oxidoreductase: MAELKKKPEGLDSPIVPNVMKYAGKAHVRVYRLTKGRIGGKWRIGAGWKKPVPTLLLDHVGRKSGKAFTTPLLYLVDGPDVVIVASQGGLPKNPQWYANLMATPDTRVQIKGEVRAVHARTANAEERAAVWPKLVDLYADFENYQSWTEREIPVVILSPR, encoded by the coding sequence GTGGCCGAGCTGAAGAAGAAGCCCGAGGGACTCGACTCCCCGATCGTGCCGAACGTGATGAAGTACGCCGGCAAGGCGCACGTCCGGGTCTACCGGTTGACGAAGGGACGCATCGGCGGCAAGTGGCGGATCGGTGCGGGCTGGAAGAAGCCGGTCCCGACACTGCTGCTCGACCACGTGGGCCGCAAGTCCGGCAAGGCGTTCACCACGCCGCTGCTGTACCTGGTCGACGGCCCCGACGTCGTGATCGTCGCGTCCCAGGGCGGGTTGCCGAAGAACCCGCAGTGGTACGCGAACCTGATGGCGACCCCGGACACCCGGGTGCAGATCAAGGGCGAGGTCCGCGCCGTGCACGCCCGCACGGCGAACGCCGAGGAACGCGCTGCGGTGTGGCCGAAGCTGGTCGACCTGTACGCCGACTTCGAGAACTACCAGTCCTGGACCGAGCGCGAGATCCCGGTGGTCATCCTCAGTCCCCGGTAA
- a CDS encoding SDR family oxidoreductase gives MSRRATVPPDWYVGKTAIVTGGGSGIGAALVTALRQAGAIAVVADLEPGAEGRALDVTDAEAVQALVDDVVAEHGRLDLLFNNAGITFIGETQDITLAQWNKIIDVNIRGVVHGVAAAYPQMIKQGSGTIVNTASMGGLMAAGLITSYVTTKHAVVGLSAALRSEAAAYGVGVTVVCPAAVDTPILDQGEIGRISGRDYYLKGQGVRNPVDPAVLAGKVLEAVAAGEAMVIEPVQARMAYRLQRLAPGFTRRASVKFVDKQRKRAARKKR, from the coding sequence GTGAGCCGCCGGGCCACCGTGCCTCCTGACTGGTACGTCGGCAAGACCGCGATCGTCACCGGCGGTGGCTCGGGCATCGGCGCCGCGCTGGTGACGGCACTGCGGCAGGCCGGGGCCATCGCGGTCGTCGCCGACCTGGAGCCAGGGGCAGAGGGTCGCGCGCTGGACGTCACCGACGCGGAGGCTGTTCAGGCGCTGGTCGACGACGTCGTCGCCGAGCACGGCCGTCTGGACCTGCTGTTCAACAACGCCGGCATCACCTTCATCGGCGAGACCCAGGACATCACGCTGGCGCAGTGGAACAAGATCATCGACGTCAACATCCGGGGCGTCGTCCACGGCGTCGCGGCGGCGTACCCGCAGATGATCAAGCAGGGCTCGGGCACCATCGTGAACACGGCGTCGATGGGCGGGTTGATGGCGGCCGGCTTGATCACCTCCTACGTGACCACCAAGCACGCGGTCGTCGGTCTCTCGGCCGCGCTGCGCTCGGAGGCGGCGGCGTACGGCGTGGGGGTGACGGTGGTCTGCCCGGCGGCGGTCGACACCCCGATCCTCGACCAGGGAGAGATCGGCAGAATCTCCGGCCGGGACTACTACCTGAAGGGCCAAGGCGTCCGGAACCCGGTCGATCCCGCCGTCCTGGCCGGCAAGGTGCTCGAGGCCGTAGCGGCAGGTGAGGCGATGGTCATCGAGCCGGTCCAGGCCCGGATGGCCTACCGGTTGCAACGTCTCGCGCCCGGTTTCACCCGCCGAGCGTCCGTCAAGTTCGTCGACAAGCAGCGCAAGCGCGCTGCGCGGAAGAAGAGGTGA
- a CDS encoding SDR family NAD(P)-dependent oxidoreductase gives MSLTTVVIGGASGIGRATVEDLRAHGHTVVVADITPGDDVIAVDVADEDSVAALFDRVLAEHGSFTGVVNCAGVSTLGAVIDHDAAEFRRVVDVCLTGAFLVLKHAGRRVADGGSLVTLSSLNGRQPGGGLVAYCSAKAGVNMLTEVAALELAHRGIRVNSVAPGLVVTPLTAPAMDIPGIEDDYLENTPLGRSGEPSEIAAALRFLLSDDSRWITGESLDINGGAHLKRYPDLQAHVMKAFG, from the coding sequence ATGAGCCTCACCACCGTCGTCATCGGCGGAGCGTCCGGAATCGGTCGGGCGACCGTCGAGGACCTTCGTGCGCACGGCCACACCGTCGTCGTCGCGGACATCACCCCGGGGGACGACGTCATCGCCGTCGACGTCGCGGACGAGGACTCGGTGGCCGCGCTGTTCGACCGGGTGCTGGCCGAGCACGGGTCGTTCACCGGCGTGGTCAACTGCGCCGGCGTGAGCACGCTGGGTGCGGTGATCGACCACGACGCGGCCGAGTTCCGACGGGTCGTCGACGTCTGCCTGACGGGCGCCTTCCTGGTGCTCAAGCACGCGGGTCGCCGGGTCGCCGACGGGGGATCGCTGGTGACGCTCTCGTCGCTCAACGGACGGCAGCCCGGTGGCGGCCTGGTCGCGTACTGCTCTGCCAAGGCCGGGGTGAACATGCTGACCGAGGTCGCGGCGCTCGAGCTCGCGCACCGCGGCATCCGGGTCAACTCGGTCGCTCCGGGTCTGGTCGTGACGCCGCTGACCGCCCCGGCGATGGACATTCCCGGGATCGAGGACGACTACCTGGAGAACACCCCGCTGGGTCGCAGCGGCGAGCCGTCCGAGATCGCGGCGGCGCTCCGGTTCCTGCTGTCCGACGACTCCCGCTGGATCACCGGGGAGAGCCTGGACATCAACGGCGGCGCGCACCTCAAGCGCTACCCGGACCTGCAGGCGCACGTGATGAAGGCGTTCGGGTGA
- a CDS encoding NAD(P)/FAD-dependent oxidoreductase translates to MPSTSKNVAIIGAGISGLTTSKMLTDYGVQHTVFESSDRVGGNWAFGNPNGHSSAYRSLHIDTSKERLSFRDFPMPPEYPDFPHHTQIKAYLDSYADAFSLRENIEFENGVEHATHLGNGLGWEILDQAGATRHFDHLVVANGHHWDPRFAEFPGEFSGVSIHSHHYIDPKAPLDFFGQRILVVGLGNSAADIAVELSSKSLQTEVSLSTRSGAWIVPKYVYGKPADTMYRTTPYLPLSWQRKIMQLAQPMNGSNGALYGLKEPNHKFFEAHPTQSVELPLRLGSGDVIPKPNISRLDGSTVHFEDGTSGEFDVIVYATGYNITFPFFDRDFLSAPENHLPLYKRMFKPGQEDLTFIGFAQSTPTLFPFVESQSRLAAAHLIGEYALPDEATMERVIAEDEEKYIGHVLKTARHTQQVDYFIYEHDIRAKEIPAGRARAKAQQSTLAAR, encoded by the coding sequence GTGCCCAGCACCAGCAAGAACGTCGCGATCATCGGCGCCGGCATCAGCGGCCTGACGACCTCGAAGATGCTCACCGACTACGGCGTGCAGCACACCGTCTTCGAGTCCTCCGACCGGGTCGGCGGCAACTGGGCTTTCGGCAACCCGAACGGGCACAGCAGCGCCTACCGCTCGCTGCACATCGACACCTCGAAGGAGCGGCTCTCCTTCCGGGACTTCCCGATGCCGCCGGAGTACCCGGACTTCCCGCACCACACCCAGATCAAGGCCTACCTCGACTCCTACGCCGACGCGTTCAGCCTGCGCGAGAACATCGAGTTCGAGAACGGCGTCGAGCACGCCACCCACCTGGGAAACGGTCTCGGCTGGGAGATCCTCGACCAGGCCGGGGCGACCCGGCACTTCGACCACCTCGTCGTCGCCAACGGCCACCACTGGGACCCCCGCTTCGCCGAGTTCCCCGGCGAGTTCTCCGGCGTCTCGATCCACAGCCACCACTACATCGACCCGAAGGCGCCGCTGGACTTCTTCGGTCAGCGCATCCTCGTGGTGGGCCTGGGCAACAGCGCCGCCGACATCGCGGTCGAGCTGTCCAGCAAGTCGCTGCAGACCGAGGTCTCGCTCTCGACCCGGTCCGGGGCCTGGATCGTGCCGAAGTACGTCTACGGCAAGCCCGCCGACACGATGTACCGGACCACGCCGTACCTGCCGCTGTCGTGGCAGCGGAAGATCATGCAGCTGGCCCAGCCGATGAACGGCTCGAACGGCGCGCTGTACGGGCTCAAGGAGCCGAACCACAAGTTCTTCGAGGCCCACCCCACCCAGTCGGTCGAGCTGCCGCTGCGGCTCGGTTCGGGTGACGTGATCCCCAAGCCGAACATCTCCCGCCTCGACGGCAGCACGGTCCACTTCGAGGACGGCACCAGCGGCGAGTTCGACGTGATCGTCTACGCCACCGGCTACAACATCACCTTCCCGTTCTTCGACCGCGACTTCCTCTCGGCGCCCGAGAACCACCTGCCGCTGTACAAGCGGATGTTCAAGCCGGGCCAGGAGGACCTGACCTTCATCGGGTTCGCCCAGTCGACCCCGACGCTGTTCCCGTTCGTCGAGAGCCAGTCGCGGCTCGCGGCCGCGCACCTGATCGGCGAGTACGCACTGCCGGACGAGGCGACCATGGAGCGGGTGATCGCCGAGGACGAGGAGAAGTACATCGGCCACGTGCTCAAGACGGCCCGGCACACCCAGCAGGTCGATTACTTCATCTACGAGCACGACATCCGCGCCAAGGAGATCCCGGCCGGCAGGGCGCGCGCGAAGGCTCAGCAGTCGACCCTGGCCGCCCGGTGA
- a CDS encoding TetR/AcrR family transcriptional regulator produces MSEAISEAAPEPGAWNRLVDRRSGNRGDVRRDALLTALDELLQEKTLEEVNVAEISGRAGVTRSAFYFYFESKAMAVMALMSDLYDAAAAANELLVAAEGDAEDRVRTAITGLFDSVDSSPHTYRALLEARASSAGVRAMWDAGRAEFASVIAGMIATERSAGRATSGPDAEVLASVLLDLNDHAVERHSLGSGPPRDQHIATLTFTWLRTIYGENR; encoded by the coding sequence GTGAGCGAGGCCATCTCCGAGGCGGCTCCCGAGCCCGGAGCCTGGAACCGCCTCGTCGACCGGCGCAGCGGCAACCGCGGCGACGTCCGCCGCGACGCGCTGCTCACCGCGCTCGACGAGCTGCTCCAGGAGAAGACGCTGGAGGAGGTCAACGTCGCGGAGATCTCCGGACGCGCCGGCGTGACCCGCTCGGCCTTCTACTTCTACTTCGAGTCCAAGGCCATGGCCGTGATGGCGCTGATGAGCGACTTGTACGACGCCGCTGCCGCCGCCAACGAGCTCCTGGTCGCGGCCGAGGGCGACGCCGAGGACCGGGTGCGCACGGCGATCACCGGCCTCTTCGACTCCGTCGACAGCAGCCCGCACACCTACCGGGCGCTCCTGGAGGCGCGGGCGTCCAGCGCGGGCGTGCGCGCGATGTGGGACGCCGGTCGCGCCGAATTCGCGAGCGTGATCGCCGGGATGATCGCCACCGAGCGCTCCGCCGGACGCGCGACCTCCGGACCGGACGCCGAGGTGCTGGCCTCGGTCCTGCTCGACCTCAACGACCACGCCGTCGAGCGGCACTCGCTCGGCTCCGGCCCACCGCGGGACCAGCACATCGCGACCCTGACCTTCACCTGGCTGCGCACCATCTACGGAGAGAACCGATGA